In Candidatus Effluviviaceae Genus V sp., the sequence CGTGGCGGTCCTGCCGCTCGAGGGGACCGGAGACGCGGCGGGGGTTGAGCGCCTCAGACTGGGCCTCCTCTCCCATCTCGGCCTCACGCTCCACGCGTTCCAGGAGAACGAGGACGGTCTCGTCGTTCTCCCGGTCGATATGGCCGTCGAGCGGGGCATCACGAAGCCGGCCGACGCCAGGGCCAGGGCCGGGGCGACCCTGGCACTGACCGGCCAGCTCGACAGGCGGGGCGACGTCGTTCACTGCGGTCTCAGACTGGTCGACACGACCGACGGGGAGACCATCGCGTTCCGGGAGTTCGACGACCGGGTCGGCAACGTCGCCGTGCTCGAGGACAGCCTGGCGGCCGGCGTGCTGACGATGCTCGAGGTCGCCGGTGACGGGGACGGACCGGGACTTCCCGGTGGGACGACGGTCCCGGCGGCCTTCGAGACGTACATCGAGGGCCTTGGACTGCTCGTACGACCGGGAGGCCGGGAGAGCGCGGTCCGCCTGCTCGAGCGCGCCGTCGATGCCGATCCCGCCTTCGCCCTGGCCCATGCTGCTCTCGGACGGGCTCGATGGGAGCTCTGTCTCGAGACGGCGGACTTCGGGGACGCCGCGGCCGCCGTCGGGTCGTGCAGTCTCGCCGCACGGCTCGCTCCCGACCTGGCGCTCCCCCACGTGACCCTGGGGAACATCCGGCTCCAGAGCGGGCAGGTTGACCTCGCCGCGGACTCGTTCAGAGAGGCCCTCGCCGCCGACCCCCTCTCGCTCGAGGCGCGCCGGGGACTCGTGTCGGCGCTGGAGGCGCGCGGCGAGAACGGTATGGCCGAGGAGCTTCTTCGCCGCGGCATCGCGCGGAGCCCGGCGGACTGGCGCCGCCGCTACGACCTCGGTGTGTTCCTGGCGATGCGCGGGCGGTGCGAGGACGCGGTGCCCGAGCTCCAGGCGGTCGTTGCGAGCGCGCCCCGACATGAACCGGCCCACTCGGCGCTCGGCGCCGTCTTCTACTACCTCGAGCGCTGGGACGAGGCCCGCGAGGCGCTGACGCGGTCGATCGAGATCCGTCCGGACTACTCGTCCTACTCCAACCTGGCCACGCTCTCGTTCCAGGAGGGACGCTACGCCGACGCGGCCGAACTCTACGAGCGGGCCCTCTCGATGGACGACAGCGACTATCGGGTCTGGGGGAACGCCGCCGCGGCCTATCTGTGGCTGCCCGGACAGCGGGACCGCGCGATGGAGATGTACCGACGGGCTGCGGAGAAGGCCCGGGACGCCTGCGCCGTCGACCCGCACAACGCGCACGCT encodes:
- a CDS encoding protein kinase, which gives rise to MIGRLVGHYRITEKIGSGGMGVVYRAVDTHLDREVALKFLPPELTRDEAAKQRFIGEAKTTSSINHRNICTVHDIGETDDGRLYICMACYDGQTLEQRLEEGPLPVLEAVRVAAAVARGLQKAHERGIVHRDVKPANIFITDDGGVRILDFGLAKLAGREGLTVAGTTVGTAAYMSPEQAGGDVDQRTDIWSLGVTLYELLTGTTPFGGDTPQGTIHSILTEKPPPVHVLRDDVPPEVERVVGRCLEKDPERRYKSAAALADELDRIAGAPASDRTAVTRTMRTSRSGARLWIGVSIAALVLGLVAHPAVRQVLTGSAVDRPLPSPRIVAVLPLEGTGDAAGVERLRLGLLSHLGLTLHAFQENEDGLVVLPVDMAVERGITKPADARARAGATLALTGQLDRRGDVVHCGLRLVDTTDGETIAFREFDDRVGNVAVLEDSLAAGVLTMLEVAGDGDGPGLPGGTTVPAAFETYIEGLGLLVRPGGRESAVRLLERAVDADPAFALAHAALGRARWELCLETADFGDAAAAVGSCSLAARLAPDLALPHVTLGNIRLQSGQVDLAADSFREALAADPLSLEARRGLVSALEARGENGMAEELLRRGIARSPADWRRRYDLGVFLAMRGRCEDAVPELQAVVASAPRHEPAHSALGAVFYYLERWDEAREALTRSIEIRPDYSSYSNLATLSFQEGRYADAAELYERALSMDDSDYRVWGNAAAAYLWLPGQRDRAMEMYRRAAEKARDACAVDPHNAHAHSHLASYYGELGRREEALERADRALALAPDDPEVLFHVGHTYEVLGERGTALEWIGRAVELGYSRAQIERTPGLRALCSSTEYERLIQRGGEEELL